In Candidatus Bathyarchaeia archaeon, the genomic stretch CGGCGGGGAACGCGCAGAAGGCGCTAAGGTAGCGGATTTCTTGAGCTCCATAGGATTAACCTCTTTGGATGTCGTTGTGGCCACGCATCCTCACGCGGACCATATAGGCGGACTAGTAACTGTTCTTGAGCTGTTTAAAGTGGGGTTGGTGATCGATTCAGGTCAAATAACCTCCACAAAGACGTTTGAGGATTATTTGAACATTATCGATAAGAAGAATATCGCCTTTAAAATCGGCAGGGAAGGAGATAGTTTAGAGCTTGATCCGAGCGTGAGGGTAAGCATTCTATCACCGCCCTCCTCCCTTTACACTGGGACAGGATTCGATTTAGACGCCAACAGCTTGATCATAAAAATGGTTTACGGGCAAGTCTCGTTTCTATTCACCGGGGATGTGGGAAGCGAGGTCGAATCCCATTTAACCCGGTTCAACATCGACGTTGACGTCTTGAAGGTTGCCCATCATGGAAGCGTAGCCGGCACTAGTAGGCGGTTCCTCCAAGCCACCACTCCTCTCGTAGCCCTCATATCCGTTGGGGCTGAAAACCCATACGGACATCCCGACCAAGAAACCTTAAGCAGACTCGCCTCAGCCGGCGCAGCAGTATATCGAACAGACCGTCATGGCACCGTAACCGTTTCCACAGACGGAAACTCATTCCTAGTATCGACCGAGAAAATGGCACCCGCTCAGGCCTATACCAAGTGGAGGGGGAAAACCTTTAAGGTTACGTTAGACACAAACTCGACGGTCATGGATTATCAGTTTCAACAATCATCTAAGCGAATCTCGTTGAAAATTTATGGGCAAACCGGAACCATGGGCTTCCTCACCATCAGCCTCCCCATCGCCCTGCTGGGACCACCCTACACGCTTCGCTTCGACGGAAACCCCATCCAAGCCGAAGTCCATCAAACCTGCCGCCACGCCTCGATTAAAATCAAATACACGCACAGCCAGCACACCTTAACAATCACAGGCGCCACAGCTATACCAGACCTAATATATCCGCCGATAGCGTTTACGGCGGCGATCCTTGCATTCCTTTACGTTTTTAAAAAGAGGGGAAAGAAATGGGGACGACGGTAAAGGCCACCATAGATAGGATAGAGGGAGAATTAGCTGTGGCTTACTCCGATGAAGATGAAAACGTCTACCATATTCCACTCAATAAAGCACTTGGGCTTAAGGAGGGAGTAAGAGTGACGTTAACCCTTAGAAACGGAGAGGTTTCAAAAGTTAAAATCGAGGAGGAGGAAACCGAAGCCGCTAAACGCCGATTGGCTAAACTGATGCGAAAACTAGTGAAGAAAACACGAAAATCGAGAAAAAGTACTAGGGGCTCGAGAGAGACTTCAAAAAGTGGTTTCACGTAGAGTTCAGCTTGAGGCATTTAGCTATATAAACAAGTTGATTAGGAGCCAAAGATTAGCCTAATAGCCGATGATATTTCTCTTCTAGGCGTGTTAATTCGGATTTTAATTAACGGTTTCCGCGCCTCTTTAAATGTTCGACTAGAATTTAAGTTCCCTACGGAGCCCTTTATAAGAGCAAAACCTGAATCTAACATTTGAAAGCTTCGCTGTAGACATGGTCGAAGAGCTAAGTACGTCCTCGGTTATTTTCAAATCCTTTTCATCCTAACTATTTTTCATCCTAACTATGTTTGACACGGCTTCTATCACATATTTTATGTGTGAGGCGTCGATGCCTCTATGGGTTACCATTCGAACAGTTGTTTTTCCGTATATTGAGGCTTTAACTTTGAGCTCCGTCAGCTTGGATGTAAACTGCTCAGAGGTCATGCCGAGGGTGGAAACGTCGATCATCACGATGTTAGTTTGAACTCTTCGTAAATCAACGCTTAACCCTAGGTCCACTAGCCCCTTCGCTAGCGTCTTCGCGTTCTCATGGTCTTCTTTCAGCCTGTCGATCATGGTTTCCAACGCTATGAGGCCTGGGGCGGCGATTATGCCTGCTTGCCGCATGGCGCCTCCCAGCCTCTGCCTGTTCACCCGAGCACGATCGATGAATTCTCTATCTCCGAGGATTAAGGAGCCAACTGGTGCAGATAACCCCTTGGAGAGGCAGAATGAAACCGAGTCCACTTCCTTTGTCAATGACTTGACATCGACGTTTAGGGCTATGGCGGCGTTGAAGATTCGAGCTCCATCCACGTATAGTTTAACGTTGTATTTTTGAGCAAGCTCGGCTATTTCATGGGTTTGCTGTGGGGTGATACAGGTGCCTCCAGCCCTATTATGAGTGTTCTCTAAGCAGATGAGCTTAACCTTTGGTTGATGAATCCTATGCTGTTGAATCAGTCGATCCTCAACATCGGCGGGGTTTAAGGCGCCCATGTTTCCTTTAACCGTTATCGGCATCACCCCGGCGACTCCGGAAATTCCAGCCGCCTCATAGTACATTATATGGGATTCAGCTTCAAGTATCGCAGCGTCTCCCCGAGAAGTGTGGGACATGACTGAAACAAGGTTCGCCTGGGTTCCGCTGGTGACAAGCAAAGCCTGCTCCTTGCCCAGTTTATCCGCGGCTTTCTCCTGAAGCTTATTAACAGTCTCGTCTTCCCCGTATTGATCGTCTCCCAGCTTCGCCATTAGTATGGCTTCCAACATCTCACTTGTGGGAAGCGTGACAGTGTCGCTTCTTAAATCTATAAACTCCAAATACCCCACCTTGATTCAAGACCTTCAAACTAAAGCCGATCTGGAACGCGAAAGGCTGTCATTTACAGATTTCAAATTCTCCGTGTTTAAACCTTGTTACGTAGGGTTTTGCTGCATTGAAGCTGTAGTAATATAGGGAGCTAGAAGTTGAAGTTTGCCCATTTGTTTAAGTATTCCCACCAATCTTCCTCGCTTAGGTCGCCCAGACTTTTAAACAGGCTGAAGAGCTCCCTTAACTCCTGGTGGTGTCTTTCCTCCTCCCTGATAATCTGGGAAATGATGCCCTTCACCCGTTCATCTTCAACCTTGTTCGCGATCTCTTTAAACCCCTCCACCATCTCCTCCTCGTTTTTAATATGCGTTTCTAATCCTCTGTCTAGCTCAAACTTTTCAACCTCCGAGAACACCCTACCCTTAAGGATGTCGACAACCGCCTGCAATATATCAGCGTGTTTAATGGAGTCCAGGATTAACCCATGGATCATCAACCTCACAACCTTGTTTTCCACGTTTTTCAACAACTTATTCAAAGCTTCAGCCGTCTTCTCCTCCATCATCCTCTGCCCTTCAAGCATTCTTATAAAAGCCGGATCCGTAGCCTTCATTTTAAACCCTCAAGCTTAGATTATTAGTTTGATTAGATAAAAGAGTATTGATGACGGGGGATGACCGGCTTAAGACCCATTGATAGAGGCGGTGTAGCTCTTCGAGACTTTTACACAGGGGAAGTTGCCCGCTTCAAAGGAAGGAAGGTTGAAGACTGGCAAAACAATATAAGCTGAGCAAATCAAATTAAATTTAAAAATGTTACGTGAATTATGAAGGTTGTTGAGGGTGTGCCTAAATGGGTGAGGAAAAAGTTGGTTTTGTAACCATGGGTGAAATAAAGGAGAAAATAGAGCGGATACCTGAGATTGGGGTAGGTGTCTTAGGCTACGCCTTCATGGGTAAGGCCCATACAAACGCTTACAAGAAAATGCCGTATATTTTTTGGCCTCCTCCAGCCGTGCCGAGGCTGGTGGCGATCTGTGGCCGCAGCGAGGAAAAGGTTAGCGAGGCGGCTAAAAGATATGGATACGCGAAGTATTATACAGATTGGCGCAAGCTGGTAAGGGATCCGGAGGTTCAGCTTTTCGACAACGGGGCGCCGAACAACCTGCATGAGGAGCCCTGCGTGGAGGCGGCTGAGAATGGGAAGCATATTTTATGTGAAAAACCGCTGGCCCGAACCGCTAAGGAGGCGAAGAGAATGGTTGAGGCGGTTAGGAAGTCTCGCGTGAAAGCCATGGTTGGGTTCAACTACCGGTTCGTTCCAGCCATAAGGGTCGCCAAGAAACTGATCGAGGAAGGAGTCATAGGTCGAATATATCATTTCCACGCGAAGTATCTTCAGGAGTGGATCATGGATCCTAACTTTCCATTGGTCTGGCGGCTGGATAAGAAAATCGCGGGTTCAGGAACTCTGGGCGATCTAGGCGCCCACGTAATCGACCTCGCACACCACTTGGTAGGGGAGTTAAAATCGGTCTGCGCCTTCACAAGGACCTTTATAGACCAGCGGCCCACGTTAGAGGATCCGAAGAAAATGGGTAAAGTAGAGGTTGACGACGCCTTCGAGTCGATCGTCGAGTTCAAAAACGGTGCGATAGGCTCTATTTCATGCTCAAGATTCGCCGCCGGGAGAAAGAACTATCAGGTTCTGGAGATATATGGCTCAAAGGGTAGCGTGGTTTTCAACCTTGAAAAGCTGAACGAGTTGAAGGTTCACCTTAGAGACCATGAACCGAAGGATTTAGAACCCAGCTTTCATGACACCCTAGTGACGGAGGCGTACCATCCATACATGGAAAACTGGTGGCCTCACGGACACGTGATAGGTTGGGAGCATGCCCAAGTTCACGAGGTCTACCATATCCTCGACGCGATAGTGAAGGATAAACCGATAGGACCGGAAGGCGCCACATTTGAAGACGGATATAAATGCGCAGTGGTC encodes the following:
- a CDS encoding ComEC/Rec2 family competence protein; this translates as MRRAPAMLILFLAFSLTWFRVEAPSSPSTSLRVYFLDVGQGDSTLIMFPSGASMLIDGGERAEGAKVADFLSSIGLTSLDVVVATHPHADHIGGLVTVLELFKVGLVIDSGQITSTKTFEDYLNIIDKKNIAFKIGREGDSLELDPSVRVSILSPPSSLYTGTGFDLDANSLIIKMVYGQVSFLFTGDVGSEVESHLTRFNIDVDVLKVAHHGSVAGTSRRFLQATTPLVALISVGAENPYGHPDQETLSRLASAGAAVYRTDRHGTVTVSTDGNSFLVSTEKMAPAQAYTKWRGKTFKVTLDTNSTVMDYQFQQSSKRISLKIYGQTGTMGFLTISLPIALLGPPYTLRFDGNPIQAEVHQTCRHASIKIKYTHSQHTLTITGATAIPDLIYPPIAFTAAILAFLYVFKKRGKKWGRR
- a CDS encoding DUF3006 domain-containing protein encodes the protein MGTTVKATIDRIEGELAVAYSDEDENVYHIPLNKALGLKEGVRVTLTLRNGEVSKVKIEEEETEAAKRRLAKLMRKLVKKTRKSRKSTRGSRETSKSGFT
- a CDS encoding GntG family PLP-dependent aldolase: MEFIDLRSDTVTLPTSEMLEAILMAKLGDDQYGEDETVNKLQEKAADKLGKEQALLVTSGTQANLVSVMSHTSRGDAAILEAESHIMYYEAAGISGVAGVMPITVKGNMGALNPADVEDRLIQQHRIHQPKVKLICLENTHNRAGGTCITPQQTHEIAELAQKYNVKLYVDGARIFNAAIALNVDVKSLTKEVDSVSFCLSKGLSAPVGSLILGDREFIDRARVNRQRLGGAMRQAGIIAAPGLIALETMIDRLKEDHENAKTLAKGLVDLGLSVDLRRVQTNIVMIDVSTLGMTSEQFTSKLTELKVKASIYGKTTVRMVTHRGIDASHIKYVIEAVSNIVRMKNS
- a CDS encoding ferritin family protein, coding for MKATDPAFIRMLEGQRMMEEKTAEALNKLLKNVENKVVRLMIHGLILDSIKHADILQAVVDILKGRVFSEVEKFELDRGLETHIKNEEEMVEGFKEIANKVEDERVKGIISQIIREEERHHQELRELFSLFKSLGDLSEEDWWEYLNKWANFNF
- a CDS encoding Gfo/Idh/MocA family oxidoreductase translates to MGEEKVGFVTMGEIKEKIERIPEIGVGVLGYAFMGKAHTNAYKKMPYIFWPPPAVPRLVAICGRSEEKVSEAAKRYGYAKYYTDWRKLVRDPEVQLFDNGAPNNLHEEPCVEAAENGKHILCEKPLARTAKEAKRMVEAVRKSRVKAMVGFNYRFVPAIRVAKKLIEEGVIGRIYHFHAKYLQEWIMDPNFPLVWRLDKKIAGSGTLGDLGAHVIDLAHHLVGELKSVCAFTRTFIDQRPTLEDPKKMGKVEVDDAFESIVEFKNGAIGSISCSRFAAGRKNYQVLEIYGSKGSVVFNLEKLNELKVHLRDHEPKDLEPSFHDTLVTEAYHPYMENWWPHGHVIGWEHAQVHEVYHILDAIVKDKPIGPEGATFEDGYKCAVVCDAILESAKSGKKVTIKY